A region of Deltaproteobacteria bacterium DNA encodes the following proteins:
- a CDS encoding response regulator: protein MGKRVLVVDDAIFMRAMLKDIFSGAGYEVVGEACHGLEAVERYKELKPDLTTMDVVMPLKNGIEATREILKLDPKAVIIMCSALGQESLVMEAIEAGASDYVRKPPKAEEVLDVAKKVLG from the coding sequence ATGGGCAAGCGGGTGCTCGTGGTCGACGACGCCATCTTCATGCGGGCCATGCTGAAGGACATCTTCAGCGGCGCCGGCTACGAGGTGGTGGGCGAGGCTTGTCACGGCCTCGAGGCCGTGGAGCGCTACAAGGAGCTCAAGCCCGACCTCACCACCATGGACGTGGTGATGCCGCTCAAGAACGGCATCGAGGCCACCCGCGAGATCCTCAAGCTGGATCCCAAGGCCGTGATCATCATGTGCTCCGCGCTCGGTCAGGAGAGCCTGGTGATGGAGGCCATCGAGGCCGGCGCCAGCGACTACGTCCGCAAGCCGCCCAAGGCTGAAGAAGTTCTCGACGTCGCCAAGAAGGTGCTCGGCTAA